One genomic region from Candidatus Eisenbacteria bacterium encodes:
- a CDS encoding CCA tRNA nucleotidyltransferase gives MKLRFLESETGRRVRRALADTPDMMLVGGAVRDALLDVDPVNLDLWAHDPAAARAALGMEFGAPHAGATRWDAFRWDHLPLPLRLDSGSRDLEANLRSRDFTVNAMALPLRGAAEVRLVDPLHGALDVADRRLRPVVSNSCEVDPTRWLRAGRLAATRNLRTDISLKMAAERARARQPLLHGVSTLVRRSELLAALSCPHRAEGLRWMHEVGLLGELVAPWAELAARRDPDLGGRAPDEFSIACVDALHHERWAAVLEPALLQAICRRLDEPVAAGLGGWTLTALALWLRRLAPVADVAADLGTLALHGLGFPFEELRAVSRLVLARNWLDQPGPLGPGGLEAHAAVADLCVREALHGVDSPQLREAGECACRELPAYLPPAA, from the coding sequence GTGAAGCTGCGCTTCCTGGAGTCCGAGACCGGCCGGCGCGTGCGTCGCGCGCTGGCGGACACGCCCGACATGATGCTGGTGGGCGGGGCGGTCCGCGACGCGCTCCTGGACGTGGATCCGGTCAACCTGGACCTGTGGGCGCACGACCCCGCCGCGGCGCGCGCCGCACTGGGCATGGAGTTCGGCGCCCCGCACGCCGGCGCCACGCGCTGGGACGCCTTCCGCTGGGACCACCTTCCCCTGCCGCTGCGCCTCGACTCCGGCTCCCGCGACCTTGAAGCCAACCTCCGCTCCCGCGACTTCACCGTGAACGCCATGGCGCTGCCGCTGCGCGGCGCCGCGGAAGTGCGGCTGGTGGACCCGCTGCACGGCGCGCTGGATGTCGCCGACCGTCGCCTCCGCCCCGTCGTCTCCAACTCCTGCGAGGTGGACCCCACCCGCTGGCTGCGCGCCGGCCGCCTGGCCGCCACGCGAAATCTCAGGACCGACATCTCGCTGAAGATGGCCGCAGAGCGGGCGCGCGCCCGCCAGCCGCTGCTCCACGGCGTCTCGACGCTGGTGCGGCGCTCGGAGTTGCTGGCGGCGCTTTCCTGCCCGCACCGCGCCGAGGGTCTGCGCTGGATGCACGAGGTGGGGCTGCTGGGAGAACTGGTGGCCCCGTGGGCGGAGCTGGCGGCCCGGCGCGACCCGGACCTCGGGGGACGCGCGCCCGACGAGTTCTCGATCGCCTGCGTGGACGCGCTGCACCACGAGCGGTGGGCGGCGGTGCTGGAGCCCGCGCTGCTGCAGGCCATCTGCCGCCGCCTGGACGAACCGGTGGCCGCGGGGCTGGGAGGCTGGACGCTCACCGCGCTGGCGCTGTGGCTGCGCCGCCTGGCGCCCGTGGCCGACGTGGCGGCCGACCTGGGCACGCTGGCGCTTCACGGGCTGGGGTTTCCGTTCGAGGAGCTGCGGGCGGTGAGCCGGCTGGTGCTGGCCCGCAACTGGCTGGATCAGCCTGGACCGCTGGGCCCCGGCGGCCTGGAGGCGCACGCCGCGGTGGCCGACCTGTGCGTCCGCGAGGCGCTTCACGGAGTGGATTCCCCGCAGCTGCGGGAGGCGGGGGAATGCGCCTGTCGTGAGCTGCCCGCCTACCTGCCGCCCGCGGCGTGA